The Calliphora vicina chromosome 3, idCalVici1.1, whole genome shotgun sequence genome contains a region encoding:
- the LOC135955834 gene encoding uncharacterized protein LOC135955834 translates to MSDTPQERNSNSKSNLIEVQHVGVTAKLQSPLKSFMLSYSSSTDSENNQILYRGNHHSNTKYNKFLNEATNGTDTTLTENSKILYEMKSVAKELKRKSTNKLTPSKIEFQLYTKPKKRLQKNKSSENQKLKRQLFEDDRLNKTINLDSKQKSIFQRLKYSLNKMKNSKRQQQAEELDKIFNDFKEPENLNQNFSTSTEIKIGIYPFEHGCADYLKTHDCPPQLLSLVLAERATSYATRFWAEFFGSLQIAVAFIVTFLLQLYRFVLYSLVNIFVVEFLHMTSDYLVKPLLTVLFNGFLQPPLIFCFNILSSLRDILEPIADTLNNFMKPVATVGRSIRLIHATYNKKNIAKTV, encoded by the coding sequence atgtcCGATACACCTCAAGAACGCAATTCGAATTCAAAATCGAATCTCATAGAGGTGCAGCATGTGGGTGTTACAGCCAAGTTGCAATCGCCGCTAAAAAGTTTTATGCTGAGCTATAGTTCTTCAACAGATTCGGAGAACAATCAAATTCTATATCGGGGCAATCATCACAGCAATACAAAGTATAATAAATTCCTTAACGAGGCCACTAATGGAACGGACACGACGTTaacggaaaattcaaaaatactttatGAAATGAAGTCAGTTGCCAAGGAACTGAAAAGAAAATCCACAAATAAATTGACGCCCTCGAAAATTGAATTTCAGTTGTATACCAAACCCAAAAAGAGGCTGCAAAAGAATAAAAGCAGTGAAAATCAGAAACTCAAAAGGCAGCTGTTTGAAGATGATAggctaaataaaacaataaatttggattcgaaacaaaaatcaatattccaacgtttaaaatattctttaaataaaatgaagaaCTCTAAAAGACAACAGCAAGCTGAAGAGctagataaaatatttaatgattttaaggAACCGGAGAATTTAAATCAAAACTTTAGCACTTCCACAGAAATAAAAATCGGCATTTACCCATTTGAACATGGCTGTGCTGACTACCTAAAGACTCATGATTGTCCGCCCCAATTACTCTCCTTAGTTTTGGCCGAAAGAGCCACCAGTTATGCCACCCGATTTTGGGCTGAATTCTTTGGCAGTCTGCAAATCGCAGTAGCTTTTATTGTGACCTTTCTCTTGCAATTGTATCGCTTTGTTTTGTATTCCTTGGTTAATATTTTTGTGGTGGAATTTCTGCATATGACCTCGGATTATCTGGTGAAACCTTTGCTTACGGTGCTGTTCAATGGTTTTCTACAGCCTCCcttgatattttgttttaatattttatcctCGTTGCGAGATATTTTGGAACCGATAGCTGATACcttgaataattttatgaaacCAGTGGCCACAGTGGGCCGTAGTATACGTTTGATACATGCCACTTATAATAAAAAGAATATTGCTAAAACAGTTTAA
- the Six4 gene encoding protein sine oculis: MFVKNMDTTLSSSLNGGDLDSTSSGGASSDNSTVNQDNMHSPISYGTLFLPNSGYRGNISCKTVLHLDKFSPYATDKELDRRFHDITNDYDKSPPPTATASPIYPSLNGIIFDSGVGVGSLPSDLNGNTKNLSNNTMNVGTMSLGNNQHAATDALGNLNRTAASLNGSGLLTNITGSHNNVGNIQMDRKFLQFTTDQIQCMCEALQQKGDIDKLTTFLCNLPASELFKNNESVLRARAIVAYHRGQYHELYKLLESHCFSMKHHADLQNLWFKAHYKEAENVRGRPLGAVDKYRLRKKYPLPKTIWDGEETVYCFKEKSRNALKDCYQTNRYPTPDEKKTLAKKTGLTLTQVSNWFKNRRQRDRTPQQRPDIMSVLPVQQLDPNGFPRMFNAPSYYPETIFNGQ; this comes from the exons atgtttgttaaaaatatggATACTACTTTGTCGTCATCTTTGAATGGTGGTGATTTAGATTCAACTAGTTCCGGCGGTGCCTCATCTGATAATTCAACCGTTAATCAGGATAATATGCATTCTCCCATATCATATGGAACACTATTTCTGCCAAATTCGG gTTATCGTGGTAATATCTCCTGTAAAACAGTGTTACATTTGGATAAATTCTCACCATATGCCACAGACAAGGAGCTGGATCGTAGATTTCATGATATAACCAATGATTATGATAAATCTCCGCCACCTACAGCCACCGCTTCACCCATTTATCCCAGTCTAAATGGTATAATATTTGATAGTGGGGTTGGTGTGGGTTCTCTGCCAAGTGATCTCAATGGTAATACGAAAAATCTCAGCAATAATACCATGAATGTGGGCACAATGTCTTTGGGGAATAACCAGCATGCGGCCACAGATGCTTTGGGTAATTTAAATCGTACGGCAGCGAGTTTAAATGGTTCGGGTTTATTGACGAACATAACAGGTTCGCATAATAATGTGGGAAATATACAAATGGATcgtaaatttttgcaatttaccACAGATCAG ATACAATGCATGTGTGAGGCCTTACAGCAAAAGGGCGACATTGATAAACTCACCACATTTCTGTGCAATCTACCCGCCTCGGAGCTATTCAAAAACAACGAAAGCGTTTTACGAGCACGCGCCATTGTTGCCTACCATCGCGGCCAGTATCATGAACTCTATAAATTATTGGAATCCCATTGTTTTTCCATGAAACATCATgctgatttacaaaatttatggttCAAAGCTCATTACAAAGAGGCTGAAAATGTCAGAGGTCGCCCACTGGGCGCTGTCGATAAATATCGTTTAAGAAAGAAATATCCTTTGCCCAAAACAATTTGGGATGGCGAGGAGACGGTGTATTGTTTTAAGGAGAAGAGTCGTAATGCTTTAAAGGATTGCTATCAGACAAATCGTTATCCCACGCCGGATGAGAAAAAAACATTGGCCAAAAAGACCGGCTTGACGCTGACACAAGTATCAAATTGGTTTAAGAATCGAAGGCAGAGGGATAGAACGCCACAACAGAGACC